The Lewinellaceae bacterium genome includes a region encoding these proteins:
- a CDS encoding alpha/beta hydrolase → MNKYLIPLLTVSLLWSCFPPKEDPFPAVSSGKIERIAKFPSRFITARNVDIWLPEGYNPGEKYAVLYMHDGQMLYDSNTTWNKQEWGVDEVLGKLISENAIQQCIVAGIWNSPNRQMDYFPKRPMEGLTEEEWTILDEELNKERQDTIRANDIDSDNYLKFIVEELKPHIDSVYSTLQDAAHTFIAGSSMGGLISMYAICEYPEIFGGAACLSTHWIGFGDFEHNPVPNAFTNYMNGHLPDPSNHKIYFDYGTKTLDHYYEPYQIQVDTVMKNKGYTEVNWITKKFPGDDHSEKSWRKRLDIPVVFLLGQ, encoded by the coding sequence ATGAACAAATATCTCATTCCCCTCCTCACTGTTAGCCTTCTTTGGAGCTGTTTTCCACCGAAAGAAGATCCGTTCCCTGCCGTTTCCAGCGGTAAGATTGAAAGGATAGCAAAATTTCCTTCCCGGTTTATAACCGCCCGAAACGTAGACATCTGGTTGCCTGAAGGTTATAATCCGGGTGAAAAATATGCCGTGTTGTATATGCATGACGGACAGATGTTATACGACTCCAACACCACCTGGAACAAACAGGAATGGGGCGTTGATGAAGTACTAGGGAAACTGATCAGCGAAAATGCCATCCAACAATGCATTGTCGCAGGTATATGGAACTCCCCCAACCGACAAATGGATTATTTTCCCAAACGCCCGATGGAAGGCCTGACGGAAGAAGAATGGACCATTCTCGATGAGGAACTGAATAAAGAACGGCAGGACACCATCCGGGCAAACGATATTGATTCTGACAATTATCTAAAATTCATCGTGGAGGAACTTAAACCACATATCGATTCTGTTTATTCGACACTTCAAGATGCTGCCCATACCTTTATCGCAGGATCCAGTATGGGAGGCCTGATCTCCATGTACGCCATCTGCGAATACCCGGAAATTTTTGGGGGTGCAGCCTGTTTGTCAACCCACTGGATAGGCTTTGGAGATTTTGAGCACAATCCTGTTCCCAATGCTTTCACAAATTATATGAACGGGCATTTGCCGGACCCCTCCAACCACAAAATATATTTTGATTATGGCACCAAAACGCTGGATCATTATTATGAACCTTATCAAATACAGGTGGATACGGTAATGAAAAATAAAGGCTACACGGAGGTTAACTGGATAACAAAAAAGTTCCCGGGTGATGACCATTCGGAAAAATCCTGGCGAAAAAGGCTGGATATACCGGTGGTTTTTCTTTTGGGACAGTAA
- a CDS encoding fumarate reductase/succinate dehydrogenase flavoprotein subunit, giving the protein MLNAKIPEGKLQDKWNNYKAHCKIVNPANKKKLDVIIVGAGLAGSSAAATLGELGYNVKVFFFQDSARRAHSVAAQGGVNAAKNYQYDGDNVYRMFYDTIKGGDFRSREANTYRLAECSASLIDQAVAQGVPFAREYGGYLSNRSFGGVQVKRTFYARGQTGQQLLLGAYSAMMRQVNTGRVTLYNRHEMLDVVVIDGKARGIIARDLKTGKIERHAAHTVLLATGGYGKIYYLSTLAIGSNGSAAWRAHKKGAFMAGVSWVQIHPTCLPQSGDYQSKLTLMSESLRNDGRIWVSKIKGDDRHPNDINAEERDYYLERRYPAFGNLAPRDIASRAAKERIDAGHGVGANKNAVYLDFKTAIGEYGEEVIRERYGNLFRMYEKITGINAYKEPMKISPAAHFTMGGLWVDYELMTTVPGLFALGESNFSDHGANRLGANSLLQACVDGYFIAPLTVGNYLAGEIKSGKISTDHPEFEKTEQEAVAFLDKLVNIKGNKTADHYHKKLGRILWDKVGLERSKEGLEEAIRQIRELKNDFWHNLMVPGTQDEVNSELEKAGRVADYIELAELMAHDALNREESCGAHFRTEYQTEDGEAMRNDQEFAYVSSWEHQPGDQGPKLHKEMLEFEMVTPSVRSYK; this is encoded by the coding sequence ATGTTAAATGCAAAAATTCCAGAAGGGAAACTTCAAGATAAATGGAACAATTACAAGGCTCATTGTAAGATCGTCAATCCTGCCAACAAGAAAAAACTGGATGTGATCATCGTTGGTGCCGGTCTCGCTGGTTCTTCCGCTGCGGCCACTTTAGGCGAACTGGGCTATAATGTAAAAGTATTTTTCTTCCAGGATTCGGCCCGGCGGGCCCACTCCGTTGCAGCCCAGGGCGGTGTCAACGCTGCCAAAAATTACCAATACGACGGCGACAATGTCTATAGAATGTTTTATGATACCATCAAAGGAGGGGACTTCCGGTCCCGTGAGGCCAATACTTATCGTTTGGCAGAATGTTCCGCCTCACTCATTGACCAGGCGGTAGCACAGGGGGTTCCGTTTGCCCGGGAATACGGAGGTTATTTGTCCAACCGGTCTTTTGGAGGAGTTCAGGTGAAAAGAACCTTTTATGCCCGTGGACAGACGGGTCAACAACTATTATTAGGTGCCTATTCCGCTATGATGCGACAAGTCAACACCGGAAGGGTTACCCTTTACAACCGCCACGAAATGCTGGATGTGGTGGTGATTGACGGAAAAGCGCGCGGGATCATTGCCCGGGATCTCAAAACAGGGAAGATCGAACGTCACGCCGCCCATACGGTTCTCCTGGCCACCGGCGGTTATGGAAAAATTTACTATCTCTCGACACTTGCCATTGGCAGCAATGGTTCCGCCGCCTGGCGAGCGCACAAAAAGGGAGCTTTTATGGCCGGAGTGAGCTGGGTACAGATCCACCCTACCTGCCTGCCCCAATCCGGCGACTACCAATCCAAGCTGACCCTCATGTCTGAATCACTGCGTAACGATGGCAGGATATGGGTTTCAAAAATTAAAGGGGATGACCGTCATCCCAATGATATTAACGCGGAAGAAAGAGATTATTACCTGGAAAGAAGGTATCCTGCCTTTGGCAACCTGGCCCCAAGAGATATTGCATCCCGTGCTGCCAAGGAACGGATCGATGCCGGACATGGAGTTGGTGCCAATAAAAATGCCGTTTACCTCGATTTTAAAACAGCTATTGGGGAATATGGAGAAGAGGTGATTAGGGAACGCTACGGCAATCTTTTCCGCATGTATGAAAAAATTACCGGCATAAATGCTTATAAGGAACCTATGAAAATATCACCTGCTGCTCACTTCACCATGGGGGGCTTGTGGGTCGATTATGAACTGATGACTACCGTCCCTGGATTATTCGCCCTCGGGGAATCCAATTTTTCCGATCACGGGGCCAACCGGCTTGGCGCCAATTCTCTTTTGCAGGCTTGTGTCGATGGATATTTCATTGCACCACTCACGGTAGGCAACTACCTCGCCGGCGAGATCAAATCAGGGAAAATATCAACAGATCACCCGGAATTCGAAAAAACAGAACAGGAGGCCGTAGCCTTTTTGGACAAATTGGTCAACATCAAAGGGAATAAGACCGCCGATCATTACCACAAGAAGCTGGGACGGATTTTGTGGGATAAGGTAGGCCTGGAAAGAAGTAAGGAGGGATTGGAAGAAGCTATTCGTCAAATTCGGGAGCTGAAAAATGATTTTTGGCATAATCTTATGGTGCCCGGCACCCAGGACGAAGTCAATTCAGAACTTGAAAAAGCAGGAAGAGTCGCCGACTATATCGAACTGGCTGAATTGATGGCCCATGACGCCCTCAACAGGGAAGAATCCTGCGGAGCCCACTTCAGAACCGAATATCAGACCGAAGACGGAGAGGCCATGCGGAACGACCAGGAATTTGCCTATGTTTCTTCATGGGAACACCAACCCGGCGACCAGGGCCCGAAATTGCATAAAGAGATGCTGGAATTTGAAATGGTTACGCCAAGTGTAAGGAGTTATAAATAA
- a CDS encoding succinate dehydrogenase cytochrome b subunit, whose amino-acid sequence MSKINSLNTTIIRKVLMALTGLFLSFFLIIHLAGNLQLLLPEEIARTQYNAYSHLLSGNFIIKFVSYVLYLSIIAHAILALVLTFLNWKAGGSKYAVDRRKEVSGWITRNMGLLGSLIFVFLVVHLANFWYVYKFGHPALDAAGNKDLYTIVVELYKEPLYVVVYVVAMFILGFHLWHGFQSAFRTLGLYHLKYSQWVRYFGFFFSMVMTIGFAIIPVILYFRFAT is encoded by the coding sequence ATGAGCAAGATTAATTCACTGAACACAACGATAATCCGCAAAGTATTAATGGCTTTAACCGGGTTATTTTTAAGCTTTTTCCTGATTATTCACCTCGCGGGAAATCTTCAGTTACTCCTGCCAGAAGAAATTGCCCGAACGCAGTATAATGCTTATTCGCATTTATTGTCCGGTAATTTTATCATCAAGTTTGTTTCCTACGTTTTGTACCTGTCCATCATTGCACACGCCATCCTGGCATTGGTGCTTACTTTCTTAAACTGGAAAGCCGGCGGCAGTAAATACGCCGTTGACCGGCGCAAGGAAGTCAGCGGTTGGATCACCAGGAACATGGGGCTGCTGGGATCACTGATCTTCGTTTTCCTGGTCGTACACCTGGCCAATTTCTGGTATGTGTATAAGTTCGGGCACCCGGCCCTGGATGCAGCAGGCAATAAAGACCTTTATACAATCGTGGTCGAATTGTATAAGGAACCGTTGTATGTGGTCGTTTACGTGGTCGCCATGTTCATCCTGGGTTTCCACCTGTGGCACGGTTTCCAGAGCGCCTTCCGGACTTTAGGGCTTTACCACCTGAAATACAGTCAATGGGTGCGCTATTTCGGCTTTTTCTTCTCCATGGTTATGACCATTGGTTTTGCGATCATTCCGGTCATTTTGTATTTCAGATTTGCGACCTAG
- a CDS encoding ferritin, with protein sequence MLTEKMEAALNAQLVLEAYASNLYLSMGAWCEQKGMEGCAEFMYRQSEEERQHMLKIFNYINETDGHALAPGVKQPPHDFDSVQNMFEKVYEHEQGVTRSINDLVRISYAENDHATLQFLQYYVEEQREEEALMRTILDKIKLIGDGPQSLYFIDMEVAKINNQIPGGGSGNEA encoded by the coding sequence ATGTTGACAGAAAAAATGGAAGCTGCGCTGAATGCGCAATTGGTATTAGAAGCCTACGCCTCAAATTTGTATTTATCCATGGGTGCCTGGTGCGAACAAAAAGGAATGGAAGGTTGTGCCGAATTTATGTATCGCCAGTCTGAAGAGGAGCGCCAGCACATGCTTAAAATATTCAATTATATCAACGAAACCGATGGCCATGCCCTTGCTCCAGGCGTGAAACAACCTCCACATGATTTTGACTCTGTGCAAAATATGTTCGAGAAGGTTTACGAACACGAACAAGGGGTTACCAGATCGATCAATGATCTGGTCAGAATATCCTATGCTGAAAATGACCATGCTACGCTTCAATTTTTACAGTATTATGTTGAAGAACAAAGAGAAGAAGAAGCCTTAATGCGCACCATACTCGATAAGATCAAACTGATCGGTGACGGTCCCCAAAGTCTGTATTTCATCGATATGGAAGTTGCAAAGATCAATAACCAAATTCCGGGCGGAGGCTCAGGAAATGAAGCCTGA
- a CDS encoding SRPBCC domain-containing protein: MKPEKDINKIGLTKDSGYQVGARKTYAVSIEEAWDFLVSERGLNLWLGTINPEVIKVKKTFETAEAAQGKMTVFSPYSHLRMKWQPAGWQHNSTLQIRVIPSKGKTTISVHQDHLLNSAQREEMKAHWQQVLEMFKKELPC; encoded by the coding sequence ATGAAGCCTGAAAAAGACATTAATAAAATCGGCCTGACCAAGGATAGCGGCTATCAGGTAGGGGCAAGAAAAACCTATGCGGTTTCCATTGAGGAGGCCTGGGATTTTCTCGTTTCCGAGCGTGGCCTTAATCTTTGGTTGGGCACCATAAATCCGGAGGTTATTAAAGTCAAAAAAACGTTTGAAACGGCAGAAGCTGCACAGGGGAAAATGACCGTTTTCTCCCCTTATTCCCATCTAAGAATGAAATGGCAACCCGCCGGATGGCAGCATAATTCCACCTTGCAGATCAGGGTCATTCCATCAAAAGGAAAAACCACGATCAGTGTCCATCAGGACCACCTTTTAAACAGCGCCCAACGGGAAGAGATGAAGGCTCACTGGCAACAGGTATTAGAGATGTTTAAAAAAGAGCTTCCCTGCTGA
- a CDS encoding sigma-70 family RNA polymerase sigma factor, with protein sequence METEKNERELQWLHHQPERLIETYQPVIEIIVTSFIKKGVFHHKDKMDHIQEINLQLLEKKLGKIKEHFNHSVQLRTYFSKVVYNACLEIFRKQHVSLVSESDDFLSNTRDTNFDPHQQLALKEETIRLRGCLMALPKLRLKATLCLKAIARVPFVNKDIEFLDTPKTVTEIAGIRNNLFSDYGDLLNKDIFDLLAALFNKMEQKDMDGDSLRKWTNQLLDRFIFILNGDPPHAAYSRETLKTLLQYYFSEENC encoded by the coding sequence TTGGAAACGGAAAAGAATGAACGGGAATTGCAATGGCTCCATCACCAGCCGGAACGATTGATTGAAACCTATCAACCTGTTATTGAGATCATTGTAACCAGTTTTATCAAAAAAGGGGTTTTTCATCACAAAGACAAAATGGATCACATCCAGGAGATCAATCTTCAATTATTGGAAAAAAAGCTGGGAAAGATCAAGGAACATTTCAATCATTCAGTCCAATTGCGAACCTATTTTTCCAAAGTGGTATATAATGCCTGCCTGGAGATCTTCCGAAAACAACATGTATCACTGGTTTCCGAATCCGACGACTTTTTATCCAATACCCGGGACACCAACTTTGATCCTCATCAACAATTGGCTTTGAAAGAAGAAACTATCAGGCTCAGGGGCTGTCTCATGGCACTTCCAAAATTAAGGTTAAAAGCCACCTTGTGTTTAAAAGCCATCGCCAGGGTTCCTTTTGTCAATAAAGACATTGAATTTCTCGACACCCCAAAAACGGTAACCGAAATTGCCGGGATCAGAAACAACCTGTTTTCCGATTACGGTGACCTGCTGAATAAAGACATATTCGATCTGCTTGCCGCACTTTTTAATAAAATGGAACAAAAAGACATGGATGGTGACAGCCTCAGAAAGTGGACCAACCAACTGCTCGACCGGTTCATCTTCATTTTAAACGGCGATCCTCCTCATGCAGCTTATTCGCGAGAAACCTTAAAAACACTGTTGCAGTATTATTTTTCGGAAGAAAATTGTTAA
- the glgP gene encoding alpha-glucan family phosphorylase: protein METNVRQPKVAYFCMEYGLESDFKIYAGGLGILAGDYLKGAKDHNYPIVGIGLKWKNGYSDQLIDENGKPYDVFRDYKYDFLEDTGVTVDVTVRGKHVACKVWKMDKFGSAPLYLLDTDLPQNDDKWITDKLYGGTKDDRVAQEIVLGIGGVRALRKLGIHVDLYHFNEGHALLAGFELMREEMIKGHSFDEAWGITRQKIVFTTHTPVVQGNESHTIDRLEYMSANLGMNRDQLTRLGGAPFNMTVGALRLSRKSNAVAQLHGVTANRMWKNVTGASEIVAITNGIHLPTWVDSAMLKAGETGKDVWKHHQANKRKLIAFVKERTGAKLDENKLLIGFSRRAVPYKRSDLVFSRPDVIRPLLEENKVQFIFSGKAHPLDDNGKATVARLVEIAREYPDAVVFLENYDMTIGAMLTRGCDVWLNNPRRPLEASGTSGMKAAMNGVLNLSILDGWWPEACHHGFNGWQFGNATEGENEVLLDENDRNALYNVLLQEVIPTYYENHDKWVEMMRYSIQSTRDAFSVKRMLDQYYDLLYKS from the coding sequence ATGGAAACAAATGTTAGACAGCCAAAGGTCGCCTATTTCTGTATGGAATACGGCCTGGAAAGCGATTTCAAGATTTATGCCGGAGGCCTTGGAATTTTGGCTGGAGATTATTTAAAAGGGGCAAAAGATCATAACTATCCGATTGTAGGAATAGGTCTTAAATGGAAAAATGGTTATTCCGACCAATTGATTGATGAAAATGGCAAACCCTATGATGTTTTTAGAGATTACAAATACGATTTTCTTGAAGATACGGGGGTTACGGTTGATGTGACGGTACGTGGTAAACATGTGGCCTGCAAGGTTTGGAAAATGGATAAATTCGGTAGTGCACCTTTGTACCTCCTGGATACCGATCTGCCTCAAAATGATGACAAATGGATCACCGATAAATTATACGGGGGCACCAAAGATGACCGCGTTGCGCAGGAAATTGTCCTCGGAATCGGTGGTGTACGTGCCCTGAGGAAATTAGGCATTCACGTTGACCTTTATCACTTTAATGAAGGTCATGCGTTATTGGCTGGTTTTGAATTGATGAGAGAAGAAATGATCAAAGGGCATTCCTTTGATGAAGCATGGGGAATTACCCGGCAAAAAATCGTTTTTACCACTCATACTCCCGTGGTACAGGGAAATGAATCTCACACCATCGACAGGCTGGAATACATGAGTGCCAATCTTGGGATGAACAGGGATCAGCTCACCAGATTGGGGGGCGCGCCTTTCAATATGACTGTTGGGGCCCTGAGATTGTCCAGGAAATCCAATGCAGTTGCCCAGTTGCATGGCGTTACGGCCAACAGGATGTGGAAAAATGTTACAGGTGCCTCTGAAATCGTGGCCATCACCAATGGGATACATCTTCCCACATGGGTGGATTCAGCCATGTTAAAAGCAGGTGAAACCGGAAAAGATGTTTGGAAACACCATCAAGCCAATAAACGTAAACTGATCGCTTTTGTCAAAGAACGCACCGGTGCAAAACTGGATGAAAATAAGTTGTTGATCGGTTTCTCAAGACGCGCGGTTCCTTACAAGAGAAGTGACCTCGTTTTTAGTCGTCCTGACGTGATCAGACCTTTGCTGGAAGAAAATAAGGTGCAATTCATTTTCTCGGGAAAGGCGCATCCACTTGATGACAACGGAAAAGCTACCGTTGCCCGCCTCGTAGAAATTGCAAGAGAATATCCTGACGCCGTGGTTTTCCTCGAAAACTATGATATGACCATCGGAGCTATGTTGACCCGAGGTTGTGACGTTTGGTTGAACAATCCGCGCAGACCTTTGGAGGCCAGCGGTACTTCAGGGATGAAAGCGGCGATGAACGGCGTTCTCAACCTGAGTATTCTCGATGGTTGGTGGCCCGAAGCCTGTCATCACGGGTTCAACGGCTGGCAATTTGGAAATGCTACTGAAGGTGAAAATGAAGTGCTGCTTGACGAAAATGATCGCAATGCACTGTACAATGTATTGCTTCAGGAAGTCATCCCAACTTATTATGAGAACCATGATAAATGGGTGGAAATGATGCGTTACAGCATTCAAAGTACACGCGATGCATTCTCCGTTAAAAGAATGTTGGATCAATATTACGATCTCCTTTACAAGTCGTAA
- the rluF gene encoding 23S rRNA pseudouridine(2604) synthase RluF codes for MSPENQDSKSLNKHISETGICSRREADKMIKAGRVKINGVTAVLGNRVEEGDKVSIDGKLLHSKEKTIYLAFHKPVGITSTTDRKDKDNIIDFINYPKRIFPVGRLDKPSEGLIFLTNDGDIVNKILRAGNHHEKEYIVTVNKPITDDFIRKMGNGIPILDTVTKKCYVSKQSNYVFKIVLVQGLNRQIRRMCEYLGYEVIRLQRTRIMSIRLEGIAPGKWRYFTPKEIKTIQKLIADSIKTKDASI; via the coding sequence ATGTCACCGGAGAATCAGGATTCAAAAAGTTTAAATAAGCATATCAGCGAGACAGGAATCTGCTCCCGCCGGGAAGCCGATAAGATGATCAAAGCGGGAAGAGTAAAGATTAACGGAGTCACGGCTGTTTTGGGAAACCGGGTTGAAGAAGGGGATAAAGTTAGCATTGACGGAAAACTCCTGCACAGCAAGGAAAAAACGATTTATCTCGCCTTCCACAAACCAGTAGGCATCACCTCGACTACCGACAGAAAGGACAAGGACAACATCATTGATTTTATCAATTATCCTAAACGCATTTTCCCGGTGGGTCGTTTGGATAAACCTTCCGAAGGACTGATTTTCCTCACCAATGACGGAGATATTGTCAATAAAATACTCCGGGCGGGGAACCATCACGAAAAAGAATATATTGTAACGGTGAATAAACCCATCACCGATGATTTTATCCGGAAAATGGGCAATGGTATTCCGATCCTGGATACCGTTACTAAGAAATGTTACGTTTCCAAACAGAGTAATTACGTTTTCAAAATCGTGCTCGTACAGGGACTAAACAGGCAGATTCGCCGCATGTGTGAATACCTGGGGTATGAAGTGATTCGCTTGCAGAGGACTCGTATAATGAGTATTCGCCTGGAAGGAATCGCCCCGGGGAAATGGCGTTATTTTACCCCCAAAGAAATAAAAACCATACAGAAATTAATTGCCGATTCAATAAAAACCAAGGATGCTTCGATATGA
- a CDS encoding succinate dehydrogenase/fumarate reductase iron-sulfur subunit: protein MKITLKVWRQKDAQSKGAFETYPMDNVNTDMSFLELLDMLNESLTVQGKMPVEFDSDCREGICGQCGMVINGRANGHLEGTTTCQLHMRSFKDGETIYVEPFRATAFPVIRDLKVNREALDRIIIAGGFISSHTGSAPEANSIPIGHETAESAFDSAACIGCGTCVATCKNSSASLFTAAKITHLAKLPQGQIEAKKRAWNMVQQMDIEGFGACTNTEACEVECPQNISVMNIARMNWEFHKAVL, encoded by the coding sequence ATGAAGATCACATTAAAAGTCTGGAGGCAAAAAGACGCACAATCAAAAGGTGCCTTTGAAACCTATCCGATGGACAATGTCAACACAGATATGTCTTTCCTGGAATTATTGGATATGCTGAATGAAAGTCTGACCGTCCAGGGAAAGATGCCCGTCGAATTCGATTCTGACTGCCGGGAAGGGATTTGCGGACAGTGCGGGATGGTCATCAATGGTCGTGCCAACGGCCATTTGGAAGGCACTACTACCTGTCAGCTGCACATGCGTTCTTTCAAAGATGGTGAAACCATTTACGTGGAACCTTTCCGAGCCACGGCCTTCCCCGTGATCAGGGATCTAAAGGTCAACCGGGAGGCCCTGGACCGCATCATCATTGCGGGCGGCTTTATTTCCTCCCATACAGGATCTGCCCCTGAAGCCAATTCCATTCCCATCGGTCATGAAACGGCAGAATCGGCCTTTGATTCCGCCGCCTGTATTGGCTGTGGAACCTGTGTGGCTACCTGTAAAAATTCCAGTGCATCGCTCTTTACCGCAGCCAAAATTACTCATCTGGCCAAATTACCTCAAGGGCAAATTGAAGCCAAAAAAAGAGCCTGGAATATGGTTCAACAAATGGATATAGAAGGATTCGGTGCTTGTACCAATACAGAAGCCTGCGAGGTAGAATGTCCTCAAAATATATCAGTAATGAATATTGCGCGAATGAACTGGGAGTTTCATAAGGCAGTTTTGTAA
- a CDS encoding DUF4846 domain-containing protein, translating to MLKIPIPALLCLFLSSCGQSQNAAPMPPIHYIEQSSTPQTTSLIDTRGKTIGTRFLLPENFERTEVDPNSFANYLRNLPLKPADAEVNYYDGRVKHKRDVYEAVIDMDLDNRNLQQCADAVIRLRAEYLYGSGRYDEISFQFTNGFKADFNTWRSGHRIVVDGNNVSWRPSTVSSGSYSSFRNYLNMVFAYAGTYSVARETTPVPVEEIQLGDIFIRAGSPGHAVIVVDVADHKENGEKIFLLAQSYMPAQDIQVLQNPKNGPGNPWYDIDFTRLYTPEWTFSREELRRF from the coding sequence ATGCTCAAAATTCCAATTCCCGCCTTGCTTTGTCTATTCCTGTCCTCGTGCGGGCAATCACAAAATGCAGCTCCAATGCCCCCCATCCACTATATTGAACAATCTTCCACCCCTCAGACAACATCGCTGATCGATACCCGTGGCAAAACGATTGGCACCCGATTCCTGCTTCCTGAAAATTTTGAAAGAACTGAGGTGGATCCCAATTCTTTTGCCAACTATTTAAGAAACCTTCCGCTGAAGCCAGCTGACGCTGAAGTGAATTATTATGATGGCAGGGTGAAGCATAAACGTGATGTATATGAAGCCGTAATTGACATGGACCTCGACAACCGGAACCTTCAACAATGCGCCGATGCTGTCATTCGTTTGAGAGCGGAATATCTTTACGGCAGCGGTCGGTATGATGAAATCAGCTTCCAGTTTACCAATGGGTTCAAAGCTGATTTCAATACATGGCGCAGCGGCCATAGGATCGTGGTCGATGGCAATAATGTAAGCTGGAGGCCGTCGACCGTTTCATCCGGGTCTTACAGTAGTTTCCGCAACTACCTCAACATGGTTTTCGCTTATGCAGGCACTTATTCCGTTGCCAGGGAAACCACGCCCGTTCCTGTCGAGGAGATCCAGCTCGGAGACATTTTTATCCGCGCAGGCAGCCCCGGCCACGCGGTGATCGTCGTGGATGTGGCCGATCACAAGGAAAATGGCGAAAAAATTTTTCTACTGGCTCAAAGTTATATGCCCGCCCAGGACATCCAGGTCTTACAAAACCCAAAAAACGGACCAGGCAATCCATGGTACGATATAGACTTCACACGACTTTACACGCCTGAATGGACTTTTTCCAGAGAAGAATTGAGGAGATTTTAA